In Acholeplasma equirhinis, the following proteins share a genomic window:
- a CDS encoding sigma-70 family RNA polymerase sigma factor: MEQYEALINQVIKQFGNLDREMKEDLKQELRMYIFQNQMTFERQALEVKQFMFIVLKRKVINLLKHSKYRKYQSLNEMTQEGDEYIDLLAASDIGLDDNSGTEVLIMEYVNQHLNKQDKDILSAYFYQNMTYKKIGEKYGVSADTIRRKLQKILDEIRRWWK; this comes from the coding sequence ATGGAACAGTATGAAGCATTGATAAATCAGGTGATCAAACAGTTTGGGAATCTTGATCGCGAAATGAAAGAAGATCTCAAACAAGAATTAAGAATGTATATTTTCCAGAATCAAATGACATTTGAAAGACAAGCTTTAGAAGTTAAACAATTTATGTTTATTGTACTTAAGAGAAAAGTTATAAATCTACTTAAGCATAGTAAATATCGAAAATATCAATCTTTAAACGAGATGACTCAAGAAGGTGATGAATATATCGATTTATTAGCTGCTTCTGATATCGGTCTTGATGATAATTCAGGAACAGAAGTACTAATTATGGAATATGTAAATCAGCACTTAAACAAGCAGGATAAAGATATTTTATCAGCTTATTTTTATCAAAACATGACCTATAAGAAAATAGGCGAGAAATATGGTGTCTCAGCAGACACAATTAGAAGAAAACTGCAAAAAATACTAGATGAAATCAGAAGGTGGTGGAAATAA
- a CDS encoding nucleotidyltransferase family protein, which translates to MHKVNQIEKSTEYNPKINARIIRYLSHDKPFLYEEINDTKKELFDALLDAFLRFKSEPLTKASILEMYESLTGLKTDIDDMFITKILEIRKMSDIIKCFIEIIKSKLFLEHTHEMAKLIFNRLLIENGYCPMIFYPNVTKQVITYINENASDEVLDILFHQLYALTAQRLNQKQIIKTQDEVINILLKHKDMIKDLYGVISVGFFGSFARGDQNEYSDIDVWIKTATRINFTKRFAIRSLLQIMLGVKVDLNIWTRTLSETVFHDSLTIF; encoded by the coding sequence ATGCATAAAGTCAATCAAATAGAAAAATCTACTGAATACAATCCTAAAATTAATGCAAGGATTATAAGATATTTGTCACATGATAAACCTTTCTTGTATGAAGAGATCAATGATACAAAAAAAGAATTGTTTGACGCATTGCTAGATGCGTTTTTGAGATTTAAATCAGAACCATTAACTAAAGCATCCATTCTTGAAATGTATGAGTCATTAACAGGTTTAAAGACAGATATAGATGATATGTTTATTACAAAAATTCTAGAGATTAGAAAAATGAGCGATATCATCAAATGTTTTATTGAAATCATCAAGTCTAAACTGTTTCTAGAACATACTCATGAAATGGCAAAATTGATCTTTAATCGACTATTGATTGAAAACGGTTATTGTCCAATGATTTTTTATCCGAATGTTACCAAACAAGTTATTACATATATCAATGAAAATGCATCAGATGAAGTGTTAGATATATTGTTCCATCAATTGTATGCATTAACTGCACAACGACTTAATCAAAAACAAATCATCAAAACACAAGATGAAGTCATAAATATCCTTTTGAAGCATAAGGATATGATCAAAGATTTGTATGGTGTTATCTCAGTTGGTTTCTTTGGTTCATTTGCAAGAGGAGACCAAAATGAATACTCAGATATTGATGTTTGGATTAAAACTGCTACAAGAATAAATTTTACAAAGAGGTTTGCTATTAGAAGTTTGTTGCAAATCATGTTAGGTGTAAAGGTTGACTTAAATATATGGACTAGAACATTAAGTGAAACTGTCTTCCATGATAGTCTAACCATCTTTTAG
- a CDS encoding nucleotidyltransferase family protein → MDEKIVINDKLFYRFIEFTSKYLKIDLTHETFKLICLDQYTPNTKSEYRVKRFADAFRYLIYNLKSNFTKQLIETTYFILTGFKMSQKNLIYIVEYYYRKKDTHTHQKASDMHLKIMDMKVKQKIELAFLITNLILMKSAFYPIIVYQNDIAIYIDAIKQRRVNPNAFYMFLVNCEHFIRKTHNHKRIENDILKDKDEVIYILKNKTEYLRKKYKIKELYLYGSYVKETNLPTSDIDMLVVLDDSFINYEKYEHLKALKQYLHDEMGM, encoded by the coding sequence ATGGATGAAAAAATTGTTATCAATGATAAGTTGTTTTATCGATTTATCGAATTCACCAGTAAATACTTAAAGATCGATTTGACACATGAGACATTTAAATTAATATGTTTGGATCAATATACACCAAATACAAAATCAGAATACCGAGTCAAGAGGTTCGCTGATGCATTCAGATACTTAATCTACAACTTGAAATCAAACTTTACAAAACAGCTTATTGAGACTACATACTTTATCTTAACAGGATTTAAGATGTCTCAAAAAAATCTTATCTATATTGTAGAGTACTATTACAGGAAAAAAGATACACACACACATCAAAAAGCATCAGACATGCATTTGAAGATTATGGATATGAAAGTAAAACAAAAGATTGAACTTGCTTTTCTAATCACAAATCTCATATTAATGAAAAGTGCATTCTATCCAATCATTGTCTATCAGAACGATATTGCAATATATATAGATGCGATTAAACAAAGAAGAGTAAATCCGAATGCATTTTATATGTTTTTAGTCAATTGTGAGCACTTTATTAGAAAGACACACAATCATAAAAGAATTGAAAACGATATTCTTAAAGATAAAGATGAAGTAATCTACATACTCAAAAACAAGACTGAGTATTTAAGAAAAAAATACAAAATTAAAGAACTTTATCTATATGGCTCATATGTAAAAGAAACAAATTTGCCAACAAGCGATATTGATATGTTGGTTGTATTAGATGATTCATTCATCAATTACGAAAAGTATGAACACTTAAAGGCGTTAAAACAATATCTACATGATGAAATGGGGATGTGA
- a CDS encoding RHS repeat-associated core domain-containing protein: MIQKITNLDGITFQTNYIQPGSPFGHHNAASFTMNDEGYALFKVENLDLSILDRIARVKLILPVSSMLLGSYFYVREVTSAYNPSQVKWGGTGDATPPTIKWSELEDYHQVDYPTGSGQSAPSSYAVVLDITKLARKWKETGSTNMSFAIHTSNPNVTVFTPNDPNILGEKEVFLVESARQSGLSGHLSFTDREAGFAGKGYVNNLTGKLLAVFSGFGTDSVKAPIQISAVYANNRPILPTGMQSKVSFPSNWRTSFDYGIKLEASRITILHADGSMHYYDKISKNNAKAYDIITENDEVYVSFFDFSYIEDNGNSTYSIFDKQQNKLTLKSDGLILEIKTADGHATTFHNTGGKITSINADGKNVIVTYNPLGNISRVEFVEEEKSLLFEYASNNLASVKLQDIHYVLGSTSSGGSTSQKSYTDRYTATYEYTSGVLIRMYDPKLNAGVKFDHSNGKVSRITEQAKQKVTPFSFINGAYLDFTYASDYTKVTSYLDNSIYYYFSNYGQCTQKIDADGNAVSYQYGKVSEDGTQQVIRNASVSVSNIRNVIVDHSFDANTTPITTSGFGWRASHNGLAKVVDDGVYGDKALRLRKTASGTRHVYQAITLTPGTYNLSFFAKTKNLVGNARVSVAVDHIVNVPVEPGGIGIVDGNGNIYMPTPTTTEYNSVLLSNRQWQQFKISNIVVPASVTGVTLYIRANHSSGDLFVDDFQLILPHKTHYNLIQNGYFDTETTQPSGWTRTNMTTNDKIVNNSVTTPFTKVLGSKSYQVTGNMILLKKIERTLSVSGGAGEEFTLVSWAKGYLSEADIFRVKIAITYPGFETESFDFDFDKSLTGWQMLLRNIVTSKPYTAITIGLEYQGQNTVNFDSVQLYKDASGKHYNYDEKGNLMDQISAEKNKSSLSYDAKNKVTESIDPSGDTYKYTYGENDKLTKIVDNKGNKIEFEYDGNGNRIKSEIDSEEGELILEQTFNTDNKVISTKDELGNTTLISYDEKGRVHQETNAKGVVKTSTYDVYDNLIQLIQSKDSNSIAHAYEYNSDQSLKSITTDNGTIYAFEYDEWGKLKEAKVNGNVFASYEHTHVENGVLTDLITKQTYGSDANESFVFSYDAKSRLEKVEFKNELVAKYHYNDKGQVYQIDTDTVVKYFNYDLKGKLIKESDSSGKIIRFDYDNLEQVQKATFDINGIVRSYDFEYTNEYNQYNKDALMPRIADAFGDDILKGNFSRNGLYGMRPELASSAGFSQDEDLDQYVMTLNKNSSRVIYGLETVNSLRKSGRIHNGWYSPTAWKSQFNNCKSFFGWFKPVNLTDEKVMMSIGTSTEDFWKILVKKDGSNFVFTLKYTKGGANTTHGTKSIPVTDKWIFVGFRINRAESNTEILMKINDTAPVTNFLNGVNVTYLVTKAILGDRTQPYGGSDEPITDYKLRVHMLSIGAYKHTNETFGLLHAQGKKYFVDDYTVVPKTGVSFENPEIYDGLDTVSLNGTFISKKGIKPLSYSFTDQSYALDKTKLFEYDVAEERHLYGSYDGLKGLSDTKGKLIYNFDLSTKGTLSIRVKPIHTSTNDRTILMNKRDGNDLFGAILKTNNKLYMILNGAQYPTNGITVPTSGWFTVVLKWDGNQFSVTANGTTESQTSSVLLAGAETIVGSNVDGFNPVNHLNGQLEMLAYYDDVLDSTRTSKLFQTNHIASVKTYVDILGRSKKDVIDTGLVKLENEYTYKSPVAGRTSLQVESITKYDESVVSYEYDALGNIIHMFTPEGTYKYEYDYLNRLIREFNPVSGLTMIMAYTGNNNILSKKYYNGDHPLDVSITPYESYEYHYDLVWKDKLIEVVKKIGDTQVDSTELLYNSNFMGNPSEIGDKELTWQGRKLTNINSNISYTYDENGARTSKEVDNETTTYFYVGKKLVSETTNNHSTIYLYNERGLLIGFEYQQKQYYYIRDLNAIIIEIVDENGNTMVSYKYNAWGEIIDKTVNNSTIDEVNNFVYKGYYLDNETGWYYLKTRYYVPSLGRFINVDDRIAIDKNVVDGSLFTYCVNNPIMYKDETGSSWNWGTFLLAATIVVTAVAVIALTVATAGAAAGAAGLVAGAYFGASGLAAAAVYTVATVTVIGVTAFAAAEVIELYTGNNFMSFLGSAYDPIKFGLYMVPYMFGMMGQYAPPKKPTITSGNTRAPKNGQGTPNSVYEHVKEKGSDYTFYDSNGKAYIRIDDSHWHYSKEHGRYLWPHQHDIKWHQSPDGELYWEDRTVHPYKD; the protein is encoded by the coding sequence ATGATACAGAAAATTACGAATTTAGATGGAATTACATTCCAAACAAACTATATTCAACCTGGATCTCCATTTGGACATCATAATGCAGCATCATTCACGATGAATGATGAAGGATATGCATTGTTTAAGGTTGAAAATTTAGATCTCAGTATTTTAGATCGAATTGCAAGAGTTAAACTTATCTTGCCGGTTTCAAGTATGTTACTTGGCTCATATTTTTATGTGAGAGAAGTGACAAGTGCTTATAATCCATCACAAGTTAAATGGGGTGGTACTGGTGATGCTACACCACCAACGATTAAATGGTCAGAACTTGAAGATTATCATCAAGTTGACTATCCAACTGGTTCAGGACAATCTGCACCATCTAGCTATGCAGTGGTTCTTGATATTACGAAACTAGCTAGAAAATGGAAAGAAACCGGTTCAACGAACATGAGTTTTGCTATTCATACGTCAAATCCAAATGTTACAGTTTTCACACCAAATGATCCAAATATTTTAGGTGAAAAAGAAGTTTTTTTAGTTGAAAGTGCAAGACAAAGTGGCTTATCGGGACATTTGAGTTTTACTGATAGAGAAGCAGGTTTTGCAGGAAAAGGTTATGTAAATAATCTTACTGGCAAATTGTTGGCTGTATTTTCAGGATTTGGAACTGATTCCGTCAAAGCGCCAATTCAAATCAGTGCAGTTTATGCAAACAACAGACCAATACTTCCAACAGGTATGCAATCAAAAGTGTCATTTCCTAGCAATTGGAGAACATCATTTGACTACGGAATTAAATTAGAAGCAAGCAGAATCACGATACTACATGCTGATGGTAGTATGCATTATTACGATAAAATATCTAAGAACAATGCAAAAGCATACGATATCATAACTGAAAATGATGAAGTCTATGTTAGTTTCTTTGATTTTTCATATATTGAAGATAATGGAAATAGTACATACTCCATTTTTGATAAACAACAAAACAAATTGACGTTAAAATCAGATGGTTTGATTTTAGAAATCAAGACCGCAGACGGACATGCTACAACATTTCATAACACAGGTGGCAAAATCACTTCTATTAATGCAGATGGTAAAAACGTAATTGTGACATATAACCCTTTAGGAAACATATCCAGAGTTGAATTTGTTGAAGAAGAAAAAAGTTTGTTATTTGAGTATGCTTCCAATAATCTTGCGTCTGTAAAGCTACAAGATATTCATTATGTATTAGGCAGTACGTCATCTGGTGGTTCAACATCTCAAAAAAGTTACACAGATAGATATACTGCAACATATGAATATACAAGTGGTGTTCTTATTAGAATGTATGATCCAAAACTGAATGCTGGAGTTAAGTTTGATCATTCAAATGGAAAAGTATCTAGAATAACTGAACAAGCTAAACAAAAAGTTACGCCATTTAGTTTCATTAATGGTGCATATTTGGATTTTACATATGCATCTGATTACACAAAAGTAACAAGTTATTTAGACAATTCAATCTATTACTATTTTAGTAATTATGGACAATGTACTCAGAAAATTGATGCTGACGGTAATGCTGTAAGTTATCAATATGGAAAAGTAAGTGAAGATGGCACTCAACAAGTCATTAGAAATGCATCAGTATCTGTGTCCAATATTAGAAATGTTATTGTCGATCATAGCTTTGATGCCAATACTACACCGATTACAACATCTGGGTTTGGTTGGAGAGCATCTCATAATGGATTAGCAAAAGTTGTTGATGATGGAGTTTATGGCGATAAGGCATTAAGATTAAGAAAAACTGCCAGTGGAACAAGACATGTTTATCAGGCAATAACACTAACACCAGGAACATACAACTTATCATTTTTTGCCAAAACAAAAAATTTAGTAGGTAATGCAAGGGTAAGCGTTGCTGTTGATCATATCGTAAATGTACCTGTCGAACCAGGCGGAATCGGAATTGTTGATGGGAATGGAAATATTTATATGCCAACACCGACAACAACAGAATACAACAGTGTATTATTATCAAACAGACAATGGCAGCAATTCAAGATTTCAAACATTGTAGTACCAGCATCAGTTACAGGTGTGACTCTTTATATTAGAGCAAACCATTCAAGCGGTGATTTGTTTGTTGATGACTTCCAGTTGATTCTTCCGCATAAAACACATTATAACCTTATTCAAAACGGATATTTTGATACTGAAACTACACAACCGTCAGGCTGGACTAGAACAAACATGACAACAAATGATAAGATTGTCAACAATTCAGTAACAACACCATTCACAAAAGTATTGGGTAGTAAATCATATCAAGTAACAGGAAACATGATTTTGTTAAAGAAAATTGAAAGAACACTCTCTGTTAGTGGTGGTGCTGGTGAGGAATTTACACTTGTTTCATGGGCAAAAGGTTATTTATCAGAAGCTGATATTTTTAGAGTTAAGATCGCAATTACATATCCTGGATTTGAAACTGAGTCATTTGATTTTGATTTCGACAAATCATTAACAGGATGGCAAATGTTATTAAGAAACATTGTAACTAGCAAACCATATACTGCAATTACGATTGGGTTAGAATATCAAGGACAAAATACAGTTAACTTTGATTCTGTCCAGTTATATAAAGATGCATCAGGTAAACACTATAACTATGATGAAAAAGGAAACTTAATGGATCAAATAAGTGCAGAAAAAAACAAATCTTCACTTTCTTACGATGCCAAAAACAAGGTAACAGAGTCTATTGATCCATCAGGAGATACGTATAAGTACACATATGGTGAAAATGACAAACTAACTAAAATTGTCGACAATAAAGGTAACAAAATTGAATTTGAATATGATGGAAATGGTAATCGAATAAAATCTGAAATTGACTCTGAAGAAGGTGAGTTGATTCTTGAACAAACTTTTAATACTGATAATAAAGTTATATCTACAAAAGATGAGCTTGGTAATACAACATTGATTTCATATGATGAAAAGGGTAGAGTACATCAAGAGACTAATGCGAAAGGCGTTGTAAAGACAAGTACCTATGATGTTTATGATAATCTAATTCAACTCATTCAAAGTAAAGATAGCAATTCAATCGCACATGCATATGAATATAACTCAGATCAATCGCTAAAATCTATAACAACTGATAATGGTACAATTTATGCATTTGAGTATGATGAGTGGGGTAAGTTAAAAGAAGCAAAAGTCAATGGGAATGTATTTGCTTCATATGAACATACACATGTTGAAAATGGTGTACTAACAGATTTGATTACAAAACAAACCTATGGATCAGATGCTAATGAGTCTTTCGTATTTAGTTATGATGCAAAAAGCAGACTAGAAAAGGTAGAATTTAAAAATGAGCTTGTTGCTAAGTATCACTACAATGACAAAGGTCAAGTTTATCAAATTGATACAGATACAGTCGTTAAATATTTCAACTATGATTTAAAAGGAAAACTCATCAAAGAATCAGACTCATCTGGTAAAATCATTAGATTTGATTATGACAACTTAGAGCAGGTACAAAAAGCTACTTTTGATATAAATGGTATTGTACGCAGTTATGATTTTGAATACACCAATGAATACAATCAATATAATAAAGATGCATTAATGCCAAGAATTGCAGATGCATTTGGCGATGATATACTAAAAGGTAACTTTTCACGCAATGGTTTATATGGCATGAGACCAGAATTGGCTTCATCGGCGGGATTTAGCCAAGATGAAGACCTTGATCAGTATGTCATGACACTTAATAAAAATTCATCAAGAGTTATTTATGGTTTAGAAACTGTTAATAGTCTTAGAAAATCTGGAAGAATTCATAATGGTTGGTATAGTCCAACAGCGTGGAAGAGTCAATTTAACAATTGCAAGAGTTTCTTTGGCTGGTTTAAACCAGTTAATTTAACTGATGAAAAAGTAATGATGAGTATTGGAACATCAACTGAGGATTTCTGGAAAATTCTAGTTAAAAAAGATGGCTCAAATTTTGTATTCACACTTAAGTATACAAAAGGTGGTGCAAACACCACACATGGCACAAAATCAATTCCAGTAACGGATAAATGGATATTTGTTGGATTTAGAATCAACAGAGCAGAATCCAATACTGAGATTTTGATGAAAATCAATGATACTGCACCAGTTACAAATTTCTTAAACGGAGTTAATGTTACTTATTTGGTAACTAAAGCAATACTTGGTGATAGAACACAACCATATGGTGGCAGTGATGAACCGATTACAGACTATAAGTTAAGAGTTCACATGTTAAGTATTGGTGCATATAAACATACCAATGAAACATTTGGATTATTACATGCACAAGGTAAGAAGTATTTTGTTGATGATTATACAGTTGTGCCAAAAACTGGTGTATCATTTGAAAATCCTGAAATTTATGATGGATTAGATACTGTATCACTAAATGGAACGTTCATATCTAAAAAGGGTATTAAACCATTAAGTTACTCATTCACAGACCAATCCTATGCATTGGATAAAACGAAACTGTTTGAGTATGATGTTGCAGAAGAAAGACATCTATATGGCAGTTATGATGGTTTAAAGGGATTATCTGATACTAAAGGAAAACTCATCTACAATTTTGATTTAAGTACCAAAGGAACATTGAGTATTAGAGTAAAACCAATACATACATCTACAAACGATCGAACCATTCTAATGAATAAGCGGGATGGAAATGATTTATTTGGTGCAATATTAAAAACCAATAACAAATTGTATATGATCCTAAATGGAGCACAGTATCCTACAAATGGTATAACTGTACCAACCAGTGGATGGTTTACAGTTGTCTTAAAATGGGATGGTAATCAGTTTAGTGTAACAGCAAATGGTACTACTGAAAGTCAAACGTCATCTGTGCTACTAGCTGGTGCAGAAACAATTGTAGGATCAAATGTGGATGGATTCAATCCAGTTAATCATCTCAATGGCCAATTAGAAATGTTAGCGTATTATGATGATGTATTGGATTCAACAAGAACCAGTAAATTATTCCAGACAAATCATATCGCATCTGTTAAGACTTATGTAGATATACTCGGTAGAAGCAAAAAAGACGTGATTGATACTGGACTTGTCAAACTTGAAAATGAATACACATATAAATCACCTGTTGCTGGCAGAACATCACTACAAGTTGAAAGCATCACTAAATATGATGAATCAGTCGTTTCATATGAATATGATGCGCTAGGTAATATCATACACATGTTTACGCCAGAGGGAACTTATAAGTATGAGTACGATTATTTGAATAGGCTTATCAGAGAATTCAATCCTGTAAGTGGTTTAACAATGATTATGGCTTATACAGGTAACAACAATATCTTATCTAAAAAGTATTATAATGGAGATCATCCACTCGATGTCAGTATTACTCCATATGAATCATATGAGTATCACTATGATCTTGTATGGAAAGACAAATTGATTGAAGTTGTTAAAAAGATTGGTGATACCCAAGTCGATTCGACGGAGTTACTGTATAATAGCAACTTTATGGGTAATCCATCTGAAATCGGTGACAAAGAACTCACATGGCAAGGTAGAAAGTTAACAAATATTAATTCAAATATTTCATATACATATGATGAAAATGGTGCTAGAACAAGTAAAGAAGTAGATAACGAAACAACCACGTATTTCTATGTAGGAAAAAAATTAGTATCTGAGACAACAAATAATCATAGTACGATATATTTATACAACGAAAGAGGTTTATTGATTGGATTTGAATATCAGCAGAAACAATACTACTATATTAGGGATTTAAATGCAATAATCATCGAAATTGTTGATGAAAATGGTAATACTATGGTATCATACAAATATAATGCATGGGGTGAAATTATTGATAAAACAGTCAATAATTCCACAATTGATGAAGTCAATAATTTTGTATACAAAGGGTACTATTTAGACAATGAAACCGGATGGTATTATTTAAAAACTAGATATTATGTCCCTTCATTAGGAAGATTTATTAACGTTGATGATAGAATTGCAATCGATAAAAATGTTGTAGACGGCTCATTGTTTACTTATTGTGTAAATAATCCTATTATGTATAAAGATGAAACCGGAAGTAGTTGGAACTGGGGAACATTTCTCTTGGCAGCTACAATTGTGGTAACAGCTGTAGCAGTTATAGCGTTGACAGTAGCAACTGCTGGTGCTGCAGCTGGTGCTGCAGGATTGGTTGCTGGTGCATATTTTGGAGCATCTGGTCTAGCGGCAGCCGCCGTGTATACAGTAGCAACAGTCACAGTAATAGGAGTGACAGCATTTGCAGCTGCTGAAGTAATTGAATTGTATACAGGAAACAACTTTATGTCATTTCTAGGAAGTGCGTATGATCCTATTAAATTTGGTTTATACATGGTTCCATACATGTTTGGTATGATGGGGCAATATGCGCCGCCTAAGAAACCAACAATAACCAGTGGTAATACACGAGCTCCAAAAAATGGTCAAGGAACTCCAAATTCAGTTTACGAACATGTTAAAGAAAAGGGATCGGATTATACATTTTATGATTCAAATGGGAAGGCATATATAAGAATTGATGACTCTCATTGGCACTATTCTAAAGAACATGGTCGATACTTGTGGCCACATCAACACGATATTAAATGGCACCAATCTCCAGATGGCGAGTTATATTGGGAAGATCGTACGGTTCATCCATACAAGGATTAA
- a CDS encoding DNA modification methylase: protein MKIQIMKPSDLIEYEHNPRNNDDAVDAVANSINEFGFKVPIIITRDNIIVAGHTRLKAALKLGLTEVPCLIADDLNEDQIKAFRLADNKTAELATWDLKKLEDELFDIDMDMLQFGFEELESQIPDNATDDDFDPTNEIPEVPVSQKGDLYVLGNHRVMCGDSTIKENVEQLLDGNIVDMVFTDPPYNVDYEGTAGKIQNDKMEDSAFYLFLLDAFTNMFEHTKKGGAIYVCHADTEGLNFRNAFKNAGFKLAECLIWVKNALVLGRQDYHWRHEPILYGWREGAAHYFVDDRTQDTIWEYNKPKKNEEHPTMKPLELVGKAIANSSRPNEKVLDLFGGSGSTLIASDQLSRKSFLMELDEKFVDVIVKRYLHHVSGQNEGCYRVRDGVSTPLNEIPEFNFDY from the coding sequence ATGAAGATACAAATAATGAAACCGAGTGATTTAATCGAATATGAGCATAATCCAAGGAACAATGATGATGCAGTTGATGCTGTTGCTAATTCAATTAATGAATTTGGTTTCAAGGTGCCAATCATTATTACAAGAGATAACATCATTGTTGCAGGACATACCAGACTTAAAGCTGCACTAAAATTAGGATTGACTGAAGTTCCCTGTCTAATTGCTGATGATTTGAATGAAGATCAGATTAAAGCATTTCGTTTAGCTGATAATAAAACAGCAGAACTGGCTACATGGGACTTAAAAAAGCTTGAAGATGAACTTTTTGATATCGACATGGATATGTTGCAATTTGGTTTTGAAGAGTTAGAGTCTCAAATACCAGATAATGCAACCGATGATGATTTTGATCCTACCAATGAAATACCAGAAGTACCAGTAAGTCAAAAAGGTGACCTTTATGTATTAGGTAATCATAGAGTCATGTGTGGAGATTCAACAATCAAGGAGAATGTTGAACAGTTGTTGGATGGTAACATAGTTGATATGGTATTTACTGATCCACCCTATAATGTAGATTATGAAGGAACAGCTGGTAAGATTCAAAACGATAAAATGGAAGATAGTGCATTCTATCTTTTTTTATTGGATGCATTTACGAACATGTTTGAACACACCAAAAAAGGTGGAGCAATCTATGTATGTCATGCTGACACCGAAGGACTTAACTTTAGAAATGCATTCAAGAATGCTGGATTCAAACTCGCAGAATGTTTAATCTGGGTCAAGAATGCTTTAGTGCTTGGTAGACAAGATTATCACTGGCGACATGAACCAATTCTTTATGGTTGGAGAGAAGGTGCTGCTCATTATTTTGTAGATGATAGAACCCAAGATACCATTTGGGAATACAACAAACCTAAAAAGAATGAAGAACATCCAACCATGAAACCACTTGAGTTAGTAGGTAAAGCAATTGCTAATTCGTCAAGACCAAACGAAAAGGTTCTGGATTTATTTGGTGGTAGTGGTTCAACTCTGATTGCTTCTGACCAATTATCAAGAAAATCTTTTTTAATGGAATTAGATGAAAAGTTTGTAGATGTCATTGTTAAACGATATTTACACCATGTAAGTGGTCAAAATGAAGGTTGTTATCGCGTGCGTGATGGTGTTTCAACACCATTAAATGAAATACCTGAATTTAATTTTGATTATTAG
- a CDS encoding DUF3883 domain-containing protein, whose protein sequence is MKVKFERKADKEQLLPQDEFKVIAPNDKNNVFIDFVYENYRDQLYLDENLENALKLTDKLVKIEVGSLTEKTTTNKVSRSRKKPDYDEINRKKGIQGALAEKKVLEYELELLKDVSLPKNKKPKIVSKNSSLGYDILSYTLDGKPKKIEVKSKSGGSLTNIDFFITQNEYQKIEEAKEKKEIFSIYYVFSLYKNPKFIEIEWKDIMNLKNEVVAYRYLLTTK, encoded by the coding sequence ATGAAAGTAAAATTTGAAAGAAAAGCAGACAAGGAACAGTTGTTACCACAAGATGAATTCAAAGTGATTGCTCCAAATGACAAAAACAATGTGTTCATAGATTTTGTCTATGAAAATTATCGTGATCAGTTGTACTTAGATGAAAACTTGGAAAATGCTCTCAAACTTACTGATAAACTAGTGAAAATTGAGGTAGGCAGTCTAACTGAAAAAACAACTACTAACAAAGTGTCAAGGTCAAGAAAAAAACCAGATTATGATGAAATCAACAGAAAGAAAGGTATTCAAGGAGCATTAGCAGAAAAAAAGGTTTTAGAGTATGAATTGGAATTATTAAAAGATGTTTCTTTACCTAAAAATAAAAAACCTAAAATAGTATCAAAAAATTCATCTTTAGGTTATGATATTTTGAGTTATACGTTGGATGGTAAACCAAAAAAGATTGAGGTCAAAAGCAAATCTGGGGGAAGTTTAACTAACATTGATTTTTTTATAACTCAAAATGAATATCAAAAAATAGAAGAAGCTAAAGAGAAAAAAGAGATTTTTTCAATTTATTATGTGTTTTCCTTGTATAAAAATCCTAAGTTTATTGAGATTGAATGGAAAGATATTATGAACTTGAAAAATGAGGTTGTAGCATATAGATATCTATTAACAACTAAATAG